The following are encoded in a window of Solidesulfovibrio magneticus RS-1 genomic DNA:
- a CDS encoding efflux RND transporter periplasmic adaptor subunit: MTVSIFAKAARVTFAMCLPFALAAALSGCATESSGQENAAAPPPPEIVAYAVKQADIPLEMAFMGQTAGSREVEVRARVGGILLRRDYEEGSRVRQGQLMFEIDPAPYQAALEQAKGALAQAEASLAQAKRDAERMDKLFKGDVVARKDFDDSKTAVETGTAAVDAAKGKVREASLNLEWTKVTAPISGMTSKETRSEGSLVTTGSDGSLLTTMSRVDPIYVNFSMSGQEMMKIRKLRAEGKVVVDGGDFTVGLTLPDGSSYPLKGRINFTDTQVDATTGVVKVRAEFQNPDGSVLPGQFVRVRLEGARFKDVLAVPQGAVLNTQMGAMVWTLDDKNQVAPRPVVLGEAVGNDYLVEQGLGAGERIIAEGVIKVRPGLTVRVRGEEPKQAQPAATAQTAPQQAPKDAPAAAQNGEAAKAEVKENRS, from the coding sequence ATGACTGTCTCCATTTTCGCCAAGGCCGCGCGCGTCACCTTCGCCATGTGCCTGCCTTTTGCCCTGGCCGCCGCCCTGTCCGGCTGCGCCACCGAAAGCTCGGGCCAGGAAAACGCCGCCGCGCCGCCGCCGCCGGAAATCGTGGCCTACGCCGTCAAGCAGGCCGACATTCCCCTGGAAATGGCCTTCATGGGCCAGACCGCCGGCTCCCGCGAGGTCGAGGTCCGGGCCAGAGTGGGCGGCATTTTGCTGCGCCGCGACTATGAGGAAGGCTCACGCGTGCGCCAGGGCCAACTCATGTTCGAGATCGACCCGGCCCCCTACCAGGCCGCCCTGGAACAGGCCAAGGGCGCCCTGGCCCAGGCCGAGGCCAGCCTGGCCCAGGCCAAGCGCGACGCCGAACGCATGGACAAGCTTTTCAAGGGCGACGTGGTGGCCCGCAAGGACTTCGACGATTCCAAGACCGCTGTGGAAACCGGCACCGCCGCCGTGGATGCGGCCAAGGGCAAGGTCCGCGAAGCTTCGCTCAATCTCGAATGGACCAAGGTCACGGCCCCCATTTCCGGCATGACCAGCAAGGAGACCCGTTCCGAAGGCAGCCTCGTCACCACCGGTTCCGACGGCAGCCTGCTCACCACCATGTCCCGGGTCGATCCCATCTATGTGAACTTCTCCATGTCCGGCCAGGAGATGATGAAGATTCGCAAGCTGCGGGCCGAGGGCAAGGTGGTCGTGGACGGCGGCGATTTCACTGTGGGCCTGACCCTGCCCGACGGGTCGTCGTATCCCCTCAAGGGCCGCATCAATTTCACCGACACCCAGGTCGACGCCACAACCGGCGTGGTCAAGGTCAGGGCCGAATTCCAGAACCCTGACGGGTCGGTGCTGCCCGGCCAGTTCGTGCGGGTGCGCCTTGAGGGCGCGCGCTTCAAGGACGTGCTGGCCGTGCCCCAGGGCGCTGTGCTCAACACCCAGATGGGGGCCATGGTCTGGACGCTGGATGACAAGAACCAGGTCGCCCCGCGCCCGGTGGTCCTCGGCGAGGCCGTGGGCAACGACTACCTGGTTGAGCAGGGCCTTGGGGCCGGCGAGCGCATCATCGCCGAAGGCGTGATCAAGGTGCGCCCGGGCCTGACCGTGCGCGTGCGCGGTGAAGAACCCAAGCAGGCCCAGCCGGCCGCCACGGCCCAGACCGCTCCGCAACAGGCTCCCAAGGACGCCCCGGCCGCCGCCCAGAACGGCGAGGCCGCCAAGGCCGAGGTCAAGGAGAACCGTTCATGA